The Tautonia plasticadhaerens nucleotide sequence CGGCCGGTTGGCGCCTGGAGGTGGTGCTGGGGTCGCCGCGCCTGAGGCACCCGTCGGTCGTCTGCTGCGCCCCGGACGGGCGGGTCTTCGTCGCCGAGGACCCGATGGACATCAGCGCGCCGCGGGCGGACCTGCGGCAGGGCCGAATCCTCTGCCTCCACCCCGACGGCCGCGTCACGACGTTCGCCGACCGACTCCACGCCGTCTTCGGGATGCAATACATCGACGGTCGGCTGCTGGTCCTCCACAACCCCGAGTTCTGCGCCTTCACCGACGGCGGAGACGAGGCGCGAGATAAGCGGATCCTCATCGCCAGCACCAACCCGAATCCCTGGGCGCTGGACTGGAACGACCACGTCCCGGCGAATTCCCGGCTGGCCATGGACGGCTACCTCTACGTGGCCGTCGGCGACAAGGGCGTCTACGGGGCGGTGGGCACCGACGGTAGGCGGGTGGACCTGTACGGCGGCGGCGTCCTCCGGCTGCGGCCCGACGGCACCGACCTGGAGGTCTACTGCACGGGCGTCCGCAACATCCTCGACGTGGCCCTCGACGCCGAGGACGAGATCTTCACCTACGACAACACCGACGAGCACGACTGGATGTCCCGCCTGACCCACATGGTCGACGGCGGCGAGTACGGCTATCCGTTCGACTTCGTGCCGCGGCGTCCTTATACGCTCTGGATGATGGCCGACTACGGCGGCGGGGCGGCCACCGGGGCACTCTGCTACACCGAAGACGCCCTGCCCGCCGAGTACCGAGGCAACCTGTTCCTGGCCGACTTCGGCAAGCGGCAGGTCCTGCGGGTCGTCCCGCGGCGCGACGGGGCGACGTTCCGGGCCGACTCGAGGTCGGACGTCTTCTCGGACCCGCCCGGCGACTTCCGCCCGGTCGGGATCGCGGTCGCGCCCGACGGCCTGGGCCTCTACATCTGCGACTGGCAGCACGCCGACACCAAGGAGGCGGTCTCGGTCGGTCGCCTGCTGCGATTGACGTACACCGGCCCGAGTCATGCCCGCACCAGGCCCTCCTGGTTCCTCGACGCCGCGTGCGGGCGGCCCTGCCGGGCGAGCCTCGACGAGCTGGTCGTCGCCCTGTCGCATCCCGCCCGATCGGTCCGGGAGGTCGCCCAGCGGCGACTGGCCGAGCGGGGCACGGGGGCGGTCGCCGCCTTGGTCCGGCTGCTGGGAGACGTCGACGCCCCCGCCCCGGCGCGGTGGCACGCCCTCTGGGCGCTCGACGCCATCGACGGCGGGGTCGCCGGCCGCTCGGCGATCCTCGCGGCCGTGGCCGATGGCGAGCCGAGCGTCCGCCGGCAGGCCCTCCGCCAGCTCGGCACCCGGCGCGTCCGGGAGGCGGGGGCCGTGGCGCGGGATCGGCTCCGCGACGCCGACGCCGGCGTCCGCTTCCGGGCCGCCGCCGCGCTCGGCCGCATCGGCGACGCGGCCGCCGTCCCGGCGTTGATCGAGGCCCTCGACGAGGCGGACGCGTTCGCCCGGTACGCGGCCTTCACCGCGTTGAACCGGATCGGGCGGGCCGACCCGGCCGCCTGGCCGGCGATCGCCGCCGGGCTCGTCCACCCCCGGCCGATCGTCCGCGACGGGGTCGGCTTGGCCCTTCGCGAGACGCACGATCCGGCGCTCGCCGATGCCCTGGCCGGCCTCTCGCGCGACCGTCAGGCACCAGCCCAGGCGAGGGCCCGGGCGTTGCGGCTGCTGGCCGCGGTCCACCGCCGCCGACCGGCCTGGAAGGGCGAGTGGTGGGCCTACCACCCGGCGCTGACCAGGCCGCCCGCCAAGTCGGAAGCCTGGGACGGGACGCCCACGGTCCTGGCCGCCCTCCGCGAGGGGGTCGCGGACCCCGATCCCGGCGCCCGGCTCGCGGGCGTGGACGGGCTGCGCGACGCGGGGGCGACCGACGTCGCGGCCGAGCTGCGCTCCCGCTTCCCCGGCGAGGACGATCCGGGCGTCCGCCGGGCCCTGCTCGCGGCGCTGGGAGCCTTCCGGGACGAGGGGTCGCGCGGGCTGATCGCGGCGGTCCTGCGCGACCCGCGGACCGGGCCCGGGCTGGCGGCCGAGGCGATCGATGCCGCCGGCCGGGTCGGGGGCGAGGACGTGGCCGAGGCCGTCCGCGGGCTCCTGGGGCGTCGGCCGGGCGACCCGTCCTTCCGGGTCGCGGCCATCGACGCCCTCGGGCGGCTGGGGCACGCCCCCGCGGCGGCCGAGCTGGAGGCGATCGCCGGGGGCGGCGGCGACGCCGGGATCGCGGCCTGCGAGGCCCTCGCGGCCATCGGCGGCGACGCCGGCCGGGACGCCTTGCTCCGGCTCGCCGACCGGCCCGAGTTGGAGGTCCGACGGGGTGCGGTCGCCGCGCTCGGCCGCCTCGGGCCAGGCCAGGCCTTGCCCCGACTCCTGGCCGCGTCCCGCGACCCCGAGACGCGGTCGACGGCCCTGTCGGCCCTCACCCGGATGCCCGATGCCCGCGCGCTCGACGCCTACCTGGAGGGGCTCGGCGGCCGGGACGCCAGCCTCCGCGAGGCGTGCGCGCGGGCGATTGCCCGCATCCGCGACGAGGCCCTGCCCCGGGTCGAGGCGCAGGCCGACCGGCTCCCGCCCGCCGTCGTCCGACGGCTCCGACGCGTCTATGAGGGTCACGCCGAGGCCGCTCGGGGCCGTCTCTTCGCCGTCGACGCGGAAGTCCCCCCGCCCGAGGAATATGAGGCCTATGCCCGCGACCACACCGGCGACCCGGCCCGGGGCCGCGCCCTCTTCCACGACCGCGACGGGCCCGGCTGCGTCAAGTGCCACCGGGTCGGCGGGGCGGGCGGCGACGTGGGCCCGGAACTGACGAGCGTCGGCGACCAGCTCGATCGGGCCCGGCTCGCCGAGGCCGTCCTGGACCCGAGCCGGTCGATCCGCGAGGGGTATCAGCAGGTGACCGTCGCGACCGCCGACGGCCGGGTGGTCGCCGGCCTGGTGCGGTCCGAATCGGCCGACGTCCTCACCCTGCGCGACGCCGAGGGCCGGGACCACGCCATCCCGAAGGCGGAGATCGAGGAGCGGGCCGCCGGTCCAACCTCCCTCATGCCGGAGGGGCTGCACTCCGACCTCGCGCCGCAAGACTTCGCCGACCTCCTC carries:
- a CDS encoding HEAT repeat domain-containing protein encodes the protein MRPARAPGPGRESSGRRRGPVTQTRGWPGRVLLAGSLLAWATGPAPTAAGAPDLPRPPAGWRLEVVLGSPRLRHPSVVCCAPDGRVFVAEDPMDISAPRADLRQGRILCLHPDGRVTTFADRLHAVFGMQYIDGRLLVLHNPEFCAFTDGGDEARDKRILIASTNPNPWALDWNDHVPANSRLAMDGYLYVAVGDKGVYGAVGTDGRRVDLYGGGVLRLRPDGTDLEVYCTGVRNILDVALDAEDEIFTYDNTDEHDWMSRLTHMVDGGEYGYPFDFVPRRPYTLWMMADYGGGAATGALCYTEDALPAEYRGNLFLADFGKRQVLRVVPRRDGATFRADSRSDVFSDPPGDFRPVGIAVAPDGLGLYICDWQHADTKEAVSVGRLLRLTYTGPSHARTRPSWFLDAACGRPCRASLDELVVALSHPARSVREVAQRRLAERGTGAVAALVRLLGDVDAPAPARWHALWALDAIDGGVAGRSAILAAVADGEPSVRRQALRQLGTRRVREAGAVARDRLRDADAGVRFRAAAALGRIGDAAAVPALIEALDEADAFARYAAFTALNRIGRADPAAWPAIAAGLVHPRPIVRDGVGLALRETHDPALADALAGLSRDRQAPAQARARALRLLAAVHRRRPAWKGEWWAYHPALTRPPAKSEAWDGTPTVLAALREGVADPDPGARLAGVDGLRDAGATDVAAELRSRFPGEDDPGVRRALLAALGAFRDEGSRGLIAAVLRDPRTGPGLAAEAIDAAGRVGGEDVAEAVRGLLGRRPGDPSFRVAAIDALGRLGHAPAAAELEAIAGGGGDAGIAACEALAAIGGDAGRDALLRLADRPELEVRRGAVAALGRLGPGQALPRLLAASRDPETRSTALSALTRMPDARALDAYLEGLGGRDASLREACARAIARIRDEALPRVEAQADRLPPAVVRRLRRVYEGHAEAARGRLFAVDAEVPPPEEYEAYARDHTGDPARGRALFHDRDGPGCVKCHRVGGAGGDVGPELTSVGDQLDRARLAEAVLDPSRSIREGYQQVTVATADGRVVAGLVRSESADVLTLRDAEGRDHAIPKAEIEERAAGPTSLMPEGLHSDLAPQDFADLLSYLESLKGTPESADRPGSRPLGETPR